Within Bifidobacterium dentium JCM 1195 = DSM 20436, the genomic segment GCGAGCGTCGAGGACTTTGAACAGGTCAAAGGCATCGGACGCGCCAAGGCGGAATCGATATACCATGCCCTGCATGCGCAGGACCAGGACCGGGAGCGATCCGAGAACATTCCGAAGGATGGAACGAAATAGGACCATGCAACGCAAAACGGCGGCGGAGTTGTTAGCATGAGGGTGAACGTCAAGGAGGGGAACATGCCGAATGCGAATCATCGTTGCGCCGTTCTGGGGAAGCCCATCGCGCATTCCCTTTCCCCGGTGTTGCACAATGCGGCCTATCATGCGCTGGGACTTGAGGACTGGTTCTACGACAAACACGAAGTGGGGGAATGCGACCTCGAGGATTTTCTGAAGTCGCTTGATTCCGGTTGGGCGGGACTCAGTCTGACCATGCCGCTGAAAAGAACGATTCAGCCGTACGGCGAACCATCCAATATATGGGCGAAGGAACTGAACGTCGCCAATACCGCCATCTTCGACTGGACCCGTTCTCATCAAGTCGGAGATGCGGATCTTCCATACATCAAGTTGTATAACACGGATGTGCCGGGCATCCAGATGGCATTCGAGCATGCCTATCGGATGCGGAACCAGAATGCGCCCGCGAATCATGCAGGGAACGCCGTGATCATAGGCAACGGCAACACCGCCACCTCCGCATTGGCCGCGTGCACGGCCATGGCGGGAATCAGTCATATCACAGTGGTTGCGCGGCATCCCGACAAGAATGCGGAATTGGAACCTCTGGCGAGAAAATTCCTTTCGGGCGAGCATCCCATCGACATCGTCACCATGGATGATGCCATGGATGCGTTGAACGAAGCACGGGTGGTGATCAATACGATTCCGGGGCTGGCCGCCGACGGTATCGCCACGGCCTTGGCGGCCAGCGGTCTTGAGGTGAATGGCACATTGCTGGATGTCGTCTACGATCCACGTCCGACCAAGCTCATGCAGGCGTGGAGATGGCAGGGCGGGTATGCCATCGGCGGTGAGGAAATGCTACTGTATCAGGCCATGATTCAGGTGCTGCTGATGACCGGCATGTGGGATGGGGATCCCCCTACGAACGCTGCCGTCGATATCAAGCAGGACGAACGATTGGAACATGCGATGCGCATGGCGCTGGAGGAGGCATTGTGATGGCACAGGACAATGAGATCGACAGGCAGCACACAGGCACACATTTCAGCGCAGCCGCGCCGGCGGAGGGCTTCGAGGTGCTGCTCATCACCGGCATGAGCGGGGCGGGGCGGTCCCATGCGGCCGACAGCGTGGAGGATATGGGCTGGTACGTGGTCGACAACATGCCTCCGAAACTGTTGGTGCCACTGGTCGACATGATGACCACCGCCGGGTCGGGCATCCACAAATTGGCGGCCGTGATCGACGTGCGTTCCCGTGACTACTTCGACGATCTGTCGGCGGTGCTGAGCCATCTGGACGATTTGGGCGTCAAGACGCGCATCCTGTTCCTCGATGCCAGCAACGAAGTGTTAATCAAGCGTTACGAATCGGTGCGCAGGCCGCATCCGTTGCAACAGGGCAACCGCCTGATCGACGGCATTCTCGAGGAGCGCGATCTGCTGGAGAATCTCAAGGAACGTGCCGACATCGTCATCGACACCTCCAAACTGAGCATCCATCAATTGTCGACGAAGCTGTACGAGGCCATGCTCGGATCCGGACCGACCACCGTTTCCGTGCACATCTTCAGCTTCGGATTCAAATACGGCATTCCAATCGACGCCGATTTCGTGGCCGACGTTCGCTTCCTGCCGAATCCGTTCTGGGTGCCGCAGCTGCGTTCCATGACAGGCAAGGACCAGCCGGTCAGTGATTATGTGCTTTCCAGCGATGGGGCCCAGGAATTCCTCGATGCCTATGAACGGGCCATCGCGGTCGCGATCGAGGGGTATGCGCAGGAGGACAAACATTATGTCACCATCGCCATCGGATGCACCGGTGGGCAGCATCGTTCCGTGGCCATGAGCGAGGCCCTTGCCAAGCGTTTGCGTACGAGAGGTCTTTCCGTCACCGTCTCCGCACGTGAACTCGATAAGCGCTCTGCGGAAAAATGACCGTATGATGAGAATGTAACGTCCGAACATAACGAAAATACACTGTGATTGTCCAAGATATTCGGTATCACAGTAAGCCGTGGCAGTGCGGATTTACCCCGCGACTCGCCTGAAATTTTGGGAAGAACAGGAAAGTAGGAGGTTGGCTCTTGGCTCTTCTGGATGATGTCAAAAGCGAGCTGGCCGCAATCGACAACGAATTGCCCATCGCCAAAAAGGCGCAGGCCACTTCGATGATTCGATTCGGCAATGGTTTGCACACGGTGGATCATCATGTTCTGGTGCAGGCTCAGCTTGACTCCAAGGATGCGGCTTTGTGGCTGCAGGACACCATCAAGAATCTGTATGGCCATGAAACCACGTTGACCCCGGTCTCCAGGCAGACTCCGACGGGCATCGTTCAGCGCTACGTGATTCGAGTCCCCAAAGGGAGCGCGGCTCTTGTGCTGCAGACCGGTCTGTATAGCCGCTATACCAAAAACATGGTGCTCGGACTGCCCAGCGAAATCATCAACGGCAAGATCACCCAGATCAAGGCCGCTTGGCGTGGTGCCTTTCTGGCGAACGGTCGCCTGTCCGACCCCGGCAAGGCGAGCTACCTTGAGATCGTATGTCCGAACCATGAGGCCGCCTTGGCCTTGGTATCCACGGCGAGGCGTCTGGGCATCACGGCGAAGTCCCGCCGTCTGCGCAGCTCGGAGCGTGTGACCCTGCGTGATCCCGATGCGATCGAACGCATGCTCATTCTGATGGGCGCCCCCCATTCCGCTCGTGAATGGACCGGTAAACGTTCCGACGGTGAAGCGCGGGGCAAGGCGAATCGTCTGGCGAATTTCGATGACGCCAATATGCGCCGTAGCGCCAAGGCCGCTGCCGAGGCATGCGACAAGGTGCGTCAGGCCTTTGAGATTCTGGGGGATGACATTCCCGACAATCTCAAGTCCGCGGGACAGTTGCGACTCGACCATGCCGATGCCTCTTTGGAACAGTTGGGACGTCTTGCCGAGCCGCCGATCACCAAGGATGCCATCGCAGGCCGCATCCGTCGACTGCTTCAGCTCGCCGAAAAGACCGAGAAGGCACGACGACAGGACGCCTGAACGACGAAACGCCATACAAAACACCATGCACGTTTTCGAACGGCATGGTGTTTTTGTTCGTTTGGGCTTGTATGATTCAGAAGTGGCAATATGGCCATTCCATGCTTATTGCGGCTAGGAAAGGAAATACATGAAGACACTTAAGGATCTTGGAGATCTCAAGGGCAAGCGCGTTCTGGTCCGCGCTGATTTCAACGTTCCGCTGGACGGCACCACGATCACCGATGACGGTCGTATCAAGGCCGCTCTGCCGACCATCAAGGCCCTACGCGAAGAAGGCGCAAAGGTCATTCTGATGGCTCATCTCGGTCGTCCGAAGGGCAAGATTGTGCCGGAGCTGTCCCTCGCACCGGTCGCCACTCGTCTTGGCGAGCTGCTCGGCGTTGAGGTCCCGCTGGCCTCCGATACCTATGGTGAGGACGCCCAGGCCAAGGTCGCCGCAATGAACGACGGCGATGTCGTACTGCTGCAGAACGTGCGTTTCAATCCTGAGGAGACCAGCAAGGATCCGGAGGAGCGTGCCGCATACGCCAAGAAGATCGCCGCCCTTGGCGAGGCCTTCGTATCCGATGGCTTCGGCGTTGTGCATCGCGCTCAGGGCTCCAATTATGACGTTGCCGCCGATTTGCCGGCCGCCGCAGGTCTGCTGGTCGAGAAGGAGGTCAAGGCCCTGTCCCGTGCCACCGTCGATCCAGAGCGTCCTCTGACCGTCGTACTCGGTGGTTCCAAGGTCTCCGACAAGCTCGGCGTGATCGAGAACTTGCTTGACAAGGCCGATCGTCTGGTCATCGGCGGCGGCATGGTCTACACCTTCCTCAAGGCAAAGGGCCTCGAGGTGGGCACCTCCCTGCTGGAAGAGGACCAGGTCGAAACCGTCAAGGGCTACATCGAGCGTGCGGAGAAGAACGGCGTCGAACTCGTGCTGCCGACCGACATCGTCGTGAACCCGGTCTTCCCGAAGTCCGATGAGGACATCGCTCCGGAAGTCGTGGCCGCCGACGCCATCCCGGCCGACAAGATGGGTCTGGATATCGGCCCGGATTCCCAGAAGCTCTTCCACGACAAGATCGTCGACTCCAAGACCGTCGTGTGGAACGGTCCGATGGGTGTGTTCGAGGTTCCGGCCTTCGCAGCCGGTACCGAGGCC encodes:
- a CDS encoding shikimate dehydrogenase family protein produces the protein MPNANHRCAVLGKPIAHSLSPVLHNAAYHALGLEDWFYDKHEVGECDLEDFLKSLDSGWAGLSLTMPLKRTIQPYGEPSNIWAKELNVANTAIFDWTRSHQVGDADLPYIKLYNTDVPGIQMAFEHAYRMRNQNAPANHAGNAVIIGNGNTATSALAACTAMAGISHITVVARHPDKNAELEPLARKFLSGEHPIDIVTMDDAMDALNEARVVINTIPGLAADGIATALAASGLEVNGTLLDVVYDPRPTKLMQAWRWQGGYAIGGEEMLLYQAMIQVLLMTGMWDGDPPTNAAVDIKQDERLEHAMRMALEEAL
- the rapZ gene encoding RNase adapter RapZ → MAQDNEIDRQHTGTHFSAAAPAEGFEVLLITGMSGAGRSHAADSVEDMGWYVVDNMPPKLLVPLVDMMTTAGSGIHKLAAVIDVRSRDYFDDLSAVLSHLDDLGVKTRILFLDASNEVLIKRYESVRRPHPLQQGNRLIDGILEERDLLENLKERADIVIDTSKLSIHQLSTKLYEAMLGSGPTTVSVHIFSFGFKYGIPIDADFVADVRFLPNPFWVPQLRSMTGKDQPVSDYVLSSDGAQEFLDAYERAIAVAIEGYAQEDKHYVTIAIGCTGGQHRSVAMSEALAKRLRTRGLSVTVSARELDKRSAEK
- the whiA gene encoding DNA-binding protein WhiA; the encoded protein is MALLDDVKSELAAIDNELPIAKKAQATSMIRFGNGLHTVDHHVLVQAQLDSKDAALWLQDTIKNLYGHETTLTPVSRQTPTGIVQRYVIRVPKGSAALVLQTGLYSRYTKNMVLGLPSEIINGKITQIKAAWRGAFLANGRLSDPGKASYLEIVCPNHEAALALVSTARRLGITAKSRRLRSSERVTLRDPDAIERMLILMGAPHSAREWTGKRSDGEARGKANRLANFDDANMRRSAKAAAEACDKVRQAFEILGDDIPDNLKSAGQLRLDHADASLEQLGRLAEPPITKDAIAGRIRRLLQLAEKTEKARRQDA
- a CDS encoding phosphoglycerate kinase, giving the protein MKTLKDLGDLKGKRVLVRADFNVPLDGTTITDDGRIKAALPTIKALREEGAKVILMAHLGRPKGKIVPELSLAPVATRLGELLGVEVPLASDTYGEDAQAKVAAMNDGDVVLLQNVRFNPEETSKDPEERAAYAKKIAALGEAFVSDGFGVVHRAQGSNYDVAADLPAAAGLLVEKEVKALSRATVDPERPLTVVLGGSKVSDKLGVIENLLDKADRLVIGGGMVYTFLKAKGLEVGTSLLEEDQVETVKGYIERAEKNGVELVLPTDIVVNPVFPKSDEDIAPEVVAADAIPADKMGLDIGPDSQKLFHDKIVDSKTVVWNGPMGVFEVPAFAAGTEAVAQGLVDATAAGAFTIVGGGDSASAVRNLGFPEDGFSHISTGGGASLEFLEGKELPGLKVLD